The Limnospira fusiformis SAG 85.79 genomic interval ACATTTTAGACCTATCGAAAATCGAAGCTGGTAAATTACAATTACACTATGAACCCGTTAATATCCGCACCGTAATTAATGAAATCGAGCATATTTTTGAACAAAAAGCCAGCGAAAAAAACCTAAACCTAGAAGTTGAGGTAGACCCCAAACTACCCTATAGTATTATGACCGATGAAGTCAGGCTGCGACAAATTCTATTTAATATTGTCGGAAATTCCATAAAATTCACCGAATTTGGGTCAGTGAGAATCACAGCATCTTGTTCACAACTCAAACCCAATCATCCCTATAATTCTATTGACCTCAAAATTGCCATTACTGACACAGGTATTGGTATTTCTCGCGAAGACCAACACAAGATTTTTGACTCATTTACCCAAAGCGAAGGTCAAAGTAACCGCAAATACGGAGGGACAGGTTTAGGTTTAACTATTACAGAAAGGTTAGTCCATCTCCTAGGTGGTTCAATTCATCTGGAAAGCGAACGCGACCAGGGAAGCACATTTACCGTTGATTTACCCGATGTCAAAATAGCCACAGAAACCACAATATTATCGCCTCTAATAGCCCTTGATGAGAATTTACAACCATTTGAACCTGCTACTATTTTAGTGGCTGATGATGTCCGTTCTCATCGGGATTTACTAGCCGAATATTTCGCCAATACATATCATAAAATTCTCAGCGCCAAAGATGGAGAAGAAGCCATTAGGTTAGCCCAAATTTATCAGCCAGATATTATTTTTATGGACTTACGGATGCCTCGTATGGATGGACGAGAAGCCACCCAGTTTCTCAAACACAACGAACTCACTAGCCATATTCCCATTGTCCTATTAACCGCATCTCCCCAACATCGTAATGAACAAGATTTGCGGCAATTGTGCGATGGTTTTTTATCAAAGCCAGTGACCAAATCACAGATTGTGGCTGAACTCAAGAAGTTCCTAAATCATGCTGAATTAACCGACAAAATAGATGAACAGCCCTCAGAGAAAGTCTCCTTAAAACCCGTGAGATTAACAGAATTAGCCGCTAAATTGCGTCAGGAAGTAGAAGTGAATTTACCCCATTTACAAGAAACTTTAGTAGCCAGAGAGATTAAGCAATTTATGCAAAATCTAGAGATGTTAGCAGAGGAACATCAATCTACAGTTTTACTCGATTATGTGGAAACCCTCAAACAGCAACTTCAGGATTTTGATTGGGATAACATTCCTAAAACTGTGGCTAAATTTGCCGAAATTCCCGAACAGTTAATCAGAGACAATGGTTAATGGACAATTATCAATTATCCTTAACCCAAAAATAGCTTATAGGCAGGATTTTGATTTTCATCCCAATAGCGATATCCGAGGGTGTCTAAAAAATCTTGCCATTTCTGCATTTCCTGGGGGGGAACTTGCATTCCGACCACAATACGGCCGTAGTCTGAACCATTGTTGCGATAGTGGAATAAACTAATATTCCAAGTGTGACTCATAGACTCGACAAACTTCATTAATGCGCCTGGACGTTCGGGAAACTCGAAACGATATAATAACTCATCATGAGCCAGAGGAGAACGACCGCCTACCATGTGGCGCAAGTGCATTTTAGTTAATTCATCATCTGTTAAATCCATGGCGATTAAATCATGTTCTGCAAAGGTTTCCGTTAACTTTTGGGCATCTTCCCGGTTTTTAATTTGAACACCGACAAAAATATGGGCTTCTTTTTCGTCGGCAATGCGATAGTTAAATTCAGTGAGATTACGTTTTCCTAAGCAGTTACAAAACTTGCGTAAACTTCCCGGTTGTTCAGGAATTGTGACGGCAAAAATCGCCTCGCGCCGTTCTCCCAATTCGGCCCTTTCTGCCACAAATTGCAGACGGTCAAAGTTCATATTTGCGCCACAGGCTACAGCAATTAATGTACGATTGTGCATCTGTTCCCGTTCGACATAGGCTTTCATGCCAGCGATCGCTAATGCACCAGCCGGTTCTAAAATTGATCTAGTATCCTCAAACACATCCTTAATCGCCGCACAAATATCATCAGTTCCCACTAAAATAATATCATCTACATAAGTTTGACAGAGGCGAAAAGTTTCTTCTCCCACCTGTCGCACCGCCACCCCATCAGCAAATAATCCCACCTCGGATAATTTCACCCTATGTCCAGCTTTCAAAGATTGAGACATAGCATCAGCGTCAACAGGTTCCACCCCAATAATTTTAATTTCTGGTCGCAGTCGTTTCACATAAGCAGCAATACCAGAAATCAAACCGCCGCCTCCTATAGCCACAAAAATAGCATCAATAGGCTGTTGATATTGCCTTAATATTTCCATAGCAATAGTTCCCTGTCCAGCAATCACGTCTGGGTCATCGAAGGGATGAATAAAAGTTAGGTTTTTTTCGACTTCTAATTGGCGCGCGTAAGCATAGGCATCATCAAAGGTTTCTCCATATAAAACTACCTCCCCGCCTCTAGCTTTAACCGCCTGTACTTTCACATCTGGGGTAGTAGTTGGCATCACAATAATTGCCCTACTTCCTAGGCGACTGGCTCCCAAAGCTACCCCCTGGGCGTGATTTCCCGCTGAGGCGGCGATTACTCCCTGGGCGAGGCTTTCCGGGGTTAATTGGGCTATTTTATTATAGGCTCCCCGCAGTTTAAATGAGAACACAGACTGCATATCTTCTCGCTTGAGGAGGACTTGATTATTTAACCTTTCGGATAGTCTGGGGGCTAATTCTAGGGGGGTTTCCTGGGCGACATCATAGACCCGGGCGGTGAGGATTCGTTTTAGGTAGTCGGAGTGCATAACTTTGGGCAAAAGGGGAAAATTGCATGAATTTAGATTATACTGTACTTAGGTGATTCATGACTTGCTGATCAAACCAATTATTGCGATCGCGACATTCTGGCAAACTTTCGGGATAAGATTGGCAGTTTTTAAGATGCGATCGCCAATTATCCGTACCGCACAAAAATTTACTTTCATCAAATCGCTGATATAGAGTTTTTCCCAAGATTTGAATCTCCCGTTTTGGTTGCTTCCAATGAATCCCTGGATACATAGCAACTGGGTGTTTTAGGGTCAAAAATTTACTGGTAAATGGGAACGCTAAAACCTTACGTCCTAGCAGTGTTCCCCAATAGGCTCCGTGGAAAGAACTGGTTAAAATAGTTTCCCCTGAAGCCAAAAAACTAATAATTTCCTCAAAGTTCTTATCTTCATTAGTCATCCGAGGAAATGAATCAATTTTAATTTGAAACTTTTTGTGCGAAAATACTACAAAATCATGTTGTATCGAGTAGTCCTTATCAAAAACTTTATCCATGCAGCTCACACAGGGAACCCAATCATAGCCTTGGTTATAGTCTCTAATTCCCATGAGATTAAAATCTTTTAAATAAGGCTTATAGTCAAAATCACTACCATGATAAGATGAGGAATTATCACCAGAATTTTTAATTTTATAAACCTGCTGTCCGGCTCCCCATAAAATCAAACTATTACCATTTTTACCAGCTTGTAAACGTTGGAAATTGTGCAAAAAGCGGTCAAACATTAACCCACCACCACCAACGATCGCATGATGATTTAACAAACTTTCCGGGTCTTCTGGTGCTGGGGAATTATCCAGAGTCCGAATATCTCGCTTAATAACCTCATAACCCGGAAACTCAAAGTAATTGACTGGGGACGAGAACAAATCCCCAATATTCTTAGGGTCAATCACATGATAATTAACAATAGTTTTCATAGCCAATATCTGCTGGATAATTTCTCAAAAATCCTCATCCCACGCCAAGAGAGCGACCAAAAGCGATCGCTCTCCTTTCCCACACAAGTAATTGATTAGACCTTAGCTTCCTTAACCAAATTACTCCAACCCAAATCTTTCAGGTTATTGTTACGACGGAGGGGACGAGTCACCAACTCCAGAATATCACGAGCATTAGTAAACCCATGAATTTGAGCAAAAGTAAACTCAACCGACCACTTAGTATTAATACCGCGCGCCTCCAAAGGATTCGCATGAGCCATACCCGTAATTACCAGATCTGGCTGAAGTTCATAAATCCGTTGAATCTGATTATAATTATCCGGCTTTTCCATAATTTTCGGAGCCGGAACCCCCATTTCCTGACAGGTTTTTTCCAGT includes:
- the ilvA gene encoding threonine ammonia-lyase, biosynthetic, which produces MHSDYLKRILTARVYDVAQETPLELAPRLSERLNNQVLLKREDMQSVFSFKLRGAYNKIAQLTPESLAQGVIAASAGNHAQGVALGASRLGSRAIIVMPTTTPDVKVQAVKARGGEVVLYGETFDDAYAYARQLEVEKNLTFIHPFDDPDVIAGQGTIAMEILRQYQQPIDAIFVAIGGGGLISGIAAYVKRLRPEIKIIGVEPVDADAMSQSLKAGHRVKLSEVGLFADGVAVRQVGEETFRLCQTYVDDIILVGTDDICAAIKDVFEDTRSILEPAGALAIAGMKAYVEREQMHNRTLIAVACGANMNFDRLQFVAERAELGERREAIFAVTIPEQPGSLRKFCNCLGKRNLTEFNYRIADEKEAHIFVGVQIKNREDAQKLTETFAEHDLIAMDLTDDELTKMHLRHMVGGRSPLAHDELLYRFEFPERPGALMKFVESMSHTWNISLFHYRNNGSDYGRIVVGMQVPPQEMQKWQDFLDTLGYRYWDENQNPAYKLFLG
- a CDS encoding polysaccharide pyruvyl transferase family protein, with amino-acid sequence MKTIVNYHVIDPKNIGDLFSSPVNYFEFPGYEVIKRDIRTLDNSPAPEDPESLLNHHAIVGGGGLMFDRFLHNFQRLQAGKNGNSLILWGAGQQVYKIKNSGDNSSSYHGSDFDYKPYLKDFNLMGIRDYNQGYDWVPCVSCMDKVFDKDYSIQHDFVVFSHKKFQIKIDSFPRMTNEDKNFEEIISFLASGETILTSSFHGAYWGTLLGRKVLAFPFTSKFLTLKHPVAMYPGIHWKQPKREIQILGKTLYQRFDESKFLCGTDNWRSHLKNCQSYPESLPECRDRNNWFDQQVMNHLSTV